In Nicotiana tabacum cultivar K326 chromosome 21, ASM71507v2, whole genome shotgun sequence, one DNA window encodes the following:
- the LOC107778350 gene encoding magnesium transporter MRS2-I isoform X3 gives MVMGREVVPVMDPSQVVGLKKKGTGSRSWLLMDASGLETVLDVDKYAIMHRVQIHARDLRIIDPLLSYPSTILGRERAIVLNLEVLLRDPLDENVTPVVEELRRRLKPMNANREDQREEKDMNVQHDIETTEEDESPFEFRALEVALEAICSYLAARTLELETAVYPALDMLTSKISSRNLDRVRKLKSQMTRLTARVQKVRDELEQLLDDDGDMADLYLSRKLAGASPVSGSGAASWFLASPTIGSKISRASRASIATFRGDENDVEELEMLLEAYFGQIDSTFNKLITLREYIDNTEDYINIQLDNHRNQLIQLELFLSSGTVCLSIYSLIAAIFGMNIPYSWNKDHGYMFKWVVIISAIFSAVLFIFIISYARFKGLVGS, from the exons ATGGTGATGGGTCGAGAAGTGGTGCCGGTGATGGATCCGAGTCAAGTAGTCGGGTTGAAGAAAAAAGGTACCGGGTCACGGAGTTGGCTTCTGATGGATGCTTCCGGTTTGGAGACTGTTTTAGATGTTGATAAGTATGCGATCATGCATCGCGTGCAAATTCACGCTCGTGATCTTCGCATTATCGATCCGCTACTATCTTACCCTTCCACTATTCTGGGGCGTGAAAGAGCTATTGTTCTCAATTTGGAG GTTCTTCTTCGAGATCCATTGGACGAAAATGTTACTCCTGTTGTTGAGGAACTTAGAAGGCGGCTGAAACCAATGAATGCAAATCGTGAAGATCAGAGAGAGGAAAAAGATATGAATGTTCAGCATGATATTGAAACAACTGAAGAAGATG AGTCTCCATTTGAATTCCGAGCTCTAGAGGTCGCTTTGGAAGCCATCTGTAGTTACCTTGCTGCTCGCACATTAGAATTGGAAACTGCTGTTTACCCTGCTTTAGACATGCTAACATCAAAG ATTAGTAGCCGTAATCTGGATAGAGTGCGGAAATTAAAGAGTCAAATGACACGGTTGACTGCTCGCGTACAAAAG GTGAGAGATGAGCTTGAGCAACTTCTGGATGATGATGGTGATATGGCTGACCTTTATTTGTCAAGAAAATTGGCTGGTGCATCACCTGTAAGTGGATCAGGTGCAGCCAGTTGGTTTCTTGCCTCACCTACCATTGGCTCAAAGATATCCAGGGCTAGTAGAGCTAGTATTGCAACATTTCGGGGGGATGAGAATGATGTTGAAGAGCTTGAAATGTTATTGGAG GCTTACTTCGGGCAAATTGATAGCACATTTAATAAACTAATTACG CTACGAGAATATATTGATAACACAGAAGATTACATAAATATTCAG CTGGACAATCATCGAAATCAGCTCATTCAG TTAGAACTTTTTCTCAGTTCCGGAACTGTGTGTTTGTCTATCTACTCTTTGATTGCTGCGATTTTTGGGATGAACATCCCATATTCTTGGAATAAAGATCATGGTTACATGTTTAAATGG GTGGTAATCATTAGTGCTATCTTCTCTGCCGTGCTTTTCATATTTATAATCTCTTACGCTCGTTTCAAAGGGCTTGTTGGGTCATGA
- the LOC107778349 gene encoding phosphatidate cytidylyltransferase 1, protein MQNDSNSSAPGTPSGRIRRRRGSNEVPPEVVKANGNHLLVNDRSKYKSMLIRAYSSVWMIGGFAFIIYMGHLYIWAMVVVIQIFMAKELFNLLRRAHEDRQLPGFRLLNWHFFFTAMLFVYGRMLSQRLVNTVTLDKVLYKLVSKFVKYHMVTCYFFYIAGFMWFILTLKKKMYKYQFSQYAWTHMILIVVFTQSAFTVANIFEGIFWFLLPASLIVINDIAAYFFGFFFGRTPLIKLSPKKTWEGFIGASVTTIISAFLLANMFGRFQWLTCPRKDLSTGWLDCDPGPLFKPEYFTLPEWFPAWFLSREIAVLPVQWHALLLGLFASIIAPFGGFFASGFKRAFKIKDFGDSIPGHGGMTDRMDCQMVMAVFAYIYHQSFVVPQNLSIEMILDQIILNLTFEEQLAVYSKLGQIIQERTFGES, encoded by the exons ATGCAAAACGATAGCAATTCCAGTGCCCCAGGAACGCCTTCAGGACGGATACGTCGTCGTAGAGGATCAAATGAG GTTCCTCCAGAAGTTGTCAAAGCAAATGGAAACCATTTGCTTGTTAACGATCGATCCAAGTACAAATCAATGCTGATCCGTGCATATTCATCTGTGTGGATGATTGGGGGCTTTGCTTTCATCATTTACATGGGCCATCTTTATATTTGGGCCATGGTAGTAGTTATCCAAATCTTTATGGCAAAAGAATTGTTCAATCTACTTAGAAGAGCCCATGAAGACCGGCAGCTTCCTGGTTTCAGGCTATTGAATTG GCACTTCTTCTTCACAGCTATGCTGTTTGTATATGGCCGCATGCTAAGCCAGAGGCTTGTCAACACAGTTACGTTAGACAAAGTCCTGTACAAGCTTGTCAGCAAATTTGTTAAGTATCACATGGTCACGTGTTATTTCTTCTATATCGCAG GTTTCATGTGGTTCATTCTaacactgaagaagaagatgtaCAAGTATCAATTTAGCCAGTATGCATGGACACATATGATTCTAATTGTGGTGTTTACGCAATCTGCTTTCACTGTTGCCAATATTTTTGAGGGAATTTTCTG GTTCCTGCTTCCAGCTTCTCTCATCGTGATCAATGATATAGCTGCTTATTTTTTCGGATTCTTCTTCGGACGAACTCCTTTGATCAAATTGTCCCCTAAGAAAACTTGGGAAGGCTTCATTGGAGCATCTGTTACAACCATTATCTCTGCCTTTCTG CTTGCGAATATGTTTGGTCGTTTCCAGTGGCTGACATGCCCTAGGAAG GACCTATCGACTGGTTGGCTTGATTGTGATCCTGGCCCACTGTTTAAACCAGAATATTTTACTTTACCAGAATGGTTTCCTGCATGG TTTCTTTCGAGAGAGATTGCTGTTTTGCCTGTACAATGGCATGCTTTATTGCTTGGCTTGTTTGCATCTATTATAGCTCCTTTTGGAGGCTTTTTTGCTAGTGGCTTTAAGAGAGCCTTCAAGATCAAG GATTTTGGTGATAGTATACCTGGACATGGCGGTATGACAGATAGAATGGACTGTCAG ATGGTGATGGCTGTGTTTGCATATATCTATCATCAGTCCTTTGTTGTGCCACAGAACTTGTCAATTGAGATGATCTTGGATCAG ATAATACTGAACCTCACATTTGAGGAGCAGCTAGCTGTGTACTCTAAACTCGGGCAGATCATCCAGGAGAGGACGTTTGGAGAATCTTGA
- the LOC107778350 gene encoding magnesium transporter MRS2-I isoform X1: MVMGREVVPVMDPSQVVGLKKKGTGSRSWLLMDASGLETVLDVDKYAIMHRVQIHARDLRIIDPLLSYPSTILGRERAIVLNLEVHIKAIITSEEVLLRDPLDENVTPVVEELRRRLKPMNANREDQREEKDMNVQHDIETTEEDESPFEFRALEVALEAICSYLAARTLELETAVYPALDMLTSKISSRNLDRVRKLKSQMTRLTARVQKVRDELEQLLDDDGDMADLYLSRKLAGASPVSGSGAASWFLASPTIGSKISRASRASIATFRGDENDVEELEMLLEAYFGQIDSTFNKLITLREYIDNTEDYINIQLDNHRNQLIQLELFLSSGTVCLSIYSLIAAIFGMNIPYSWNKDHGYMFKWVVIISAIFSAVLFIFIISYARFKGLVGS; the protein is encoded by the exons ATGGTGATGGGTCGAGAAGTGGTGCCGGTGATGGATCCGAGTCAAGTAGTCGGGTTGAAGAAAAAAGGTACCGGGTCACGGAGTTGGCTTCTGATGGATGCTTCCGGTTTGGAGACTGTTTTAGATGTTGATAAGTATGCGATCATGCATCGCGTGCAAATTCACGCTCGTGATCTTCGCATTATCGATCCGCTACTATCTTACCCTTCCACTATTCTGGGGCGTGAAAGAGCTATTGTTCTCAATTTGGAGgtg CATATCAAGGCTATTATTACATCTGAAGAG GTTCTTCTTCGAGATCCATTGGACGAAAATGTTACTCCTGTTGTTGAGGAACTTAGAAGGCGGCTGAAACCAATGAATGCAAATCGTGAAGATCAGAGAGAGGAAAAAGATATGAATGTTCAGCATGATATTGAAACAACTGAAGAAGATG AGTCTCCATTTGAATTCCGAGCTCTAGAGGTCGCTTTGGAAGCCATCTGTAGTTACCTTGCTGCTCGCACATTAGAATTGGAAACTGCTGTTTACCCTGCTTTAGACATGCTAACATCAAAG ATTAGTAGCCGTAATCTGGATAGAGTGCGGAAATTAAAGAGTCAAATGACACGGTTGACTGCTCGCGTACAAAAG GTGAGAGATGAGCTTGAGCAACTTCTGGATGATGATGGTGATATGGCTGACCTTTATTTGTCAAGAAAATTGGCTGGTGCATCACCTGTAAGTGGATCAGGTGCAGCCAGTTGGTTTCTTGCCTCACCTACCATTGGCTCAAAGATATCCAGGGCTAGTAGAGCTAGTATTGCAACATTTCGGGGGGATGAGAATGATGTTGAAGAGCTTGAAATGTTATTGGAG GCTTACTTCGGGCAAATTGATAGCACATTTAATAAACTAATTACG CTACGAGAATATATTGATAACACAGAAGATTACATAAATATTCAG CTGGACAATCATCGAAATCAGCTCATTCAG TTAGAACTTTTTCTCAGTTCCGGAACTGTGTGTTTGTCTATCTACTCTTTGATTGCTGCGATTTTTGGGATGAACATCCCATATTCTTGGAATAAAGATCATGGTTACATGTTTAAATGG GTGGTAATCATTAGTGCTATCTTCTCTGCCGTGCTTTTCATATTTATAATCTCTTACGCTCGTTTCAAAGGGCTTGTTGGGTCATGA
- the LOC107807866 gene encoding uncharacterized protein LOC107807866, protein MALYCGAWNQAKSYFKFENWWLNVEGFDDRIRDWWTSFEFSGRPDYILACKLKALKGKLKEWSRVYEGNLGLQKSKLLSQLAGFETTQQLRMLTEEESVRKAATLMEIEEQLKNEEIAWRQNSRALWLKEGDRNTKFFHRTANAHKRNNNIDQLMIRQEVVKDPDRIEVEITEFYNELYKEPEEWRPTVNFENSSRISESEREFL, encoded by the coding sequence ATGGCTTTATACTGTGGTGCGTGGAATCAAGCTAAATCatattttaagtttgaaaattggtGGTTGAATGTGGAAGGATTTGATGACAGAATTAGAGACTGGTGGACATCTTTTGAATTCTCAGGAAGACCAGATTACATTTTAGCTTGCAAGTTAAAAGCTCTCAAGGGCAAGCTAAAAGAGTGGAGCAGAGTTTATGAAGGTAATTTGGGACTGCAAAAATCAAAATTGCTAAGTCAACTAGCAGGTTTTGAGACAACACAACAACTAAGAATGCTGACAGAGGAGGAATCAGTGAGGAAAGCAGCTACTCTAATGGAGATTGAGGAACAACTCAAGAATGAAGAAATTGCATGGAGACAAAACTCAAGAGCTCTGTGGCTCAAAGAAGGGGACAGGAATACAAAATTTTTCCATCGTACTGCAAATGCACACAAGAGAAACAACAATATTGATCAATTAATGATACGACAGGAAGTAGTCAAGGATCCCGACAGAATAGAGGTTGAGATAACTGAATTCTACAATGAGTTATACAAAGAACCTGAAGAGTGGAGACCAACGGTCAACTTCGAAAATAGCTCAAGAATTTCTGAATCAGAAAGGGAGTTCTTATAG
- the LOC107778350 gene encoding magnesium transporter MRS2-I isoform X2, whose amino-acid sequence MVMGREVVPVMDPSQVVGLKKKGTGSRSWLLMDASGLETVLDVDKYAIMHRVQIHARDLRIIDPLLSYPSTILGRERAIVLNLEHIKAIITSEEVLLRDPLDENVTPVVEELRRRLKPMNANREDQREEKDMNVQHDIETTEEDESPFEFRALEVALEAICSYLAARTLELETAVYPALDMLTSKISSRNLDRVRKLKSQMTRLTARVQKVRDELEQLLDDDGDMADLYLSRKLAGASPVSGSGAASWFLASPTIGSKISRASRASIATFRGDENDVEELEMLLEAYFGQIDSTFNKLITLREYIDNTEDYINIQLDNHRNQLIQLELFLSSGTVCLSIYSLIAAIFGMNIPYSWNKDHGYMFKWVVIISAIFSAVLFIFIISYARFKGLVGS is encoded by the exons ATGGTGATGGGTCGAGAAGTGGTGCCGGTGATGGATCCGAGTCAAGTAGTCGGGTTGAAGAAAAAAGGTACCGGGTCACGGAGTTGGCTTCTGATGGATGCTTCCGGTTTGGAGACTGTTTTAGATGTTGATAAGTATGCGATCATGCATCGCGTGCAAATTCACGCTCGTGATCTTCGCATTATCGATCCGCTACTATCTTACCCTTCCACTATTCTGGGGCGTGAAAGAGCTATTGTTCTCAATTTGGAG CATATCAAGGCTATTATTACATCTGAAGAG GTTCTTCTTCGAGATCCATTGGACGAAAATGTTACTCCTGTTGTTGAGGAACTTAGAAGGCGGCTGAAACCAATGAATGCAAATCGTGAAGATCAGAGAGAGGAAAAAGATATGAATGTTCAGCATGATATTGAAACAACTGAAGAAGATG AGTCTCCATTTGAATTCCGAGCTCTAGAGGTCGCTTTGGAAGCCATCTGTAGTTACCTTGCTGCTCGCACATTAGAATTGGAAACTGCTGTTTACCCTGCTTTAGACATGCTAACATCAAAG ATTAGTAGCCGTAATCTGGATAGAGTGCGGAAATTAAAGAGTCAAATGACACGGTTGACTGCTCGCGTACAAAAG GTGAGAGATGAGCTTGAGCAACTTCTGGATGATGATGGTGATATGGCTGACCTTTATTTGTCAAGAAAATTGGCTGGTGCATCACCTGTAAGTGGATCAGGTGCAGCCAGTTGGTTTCTTGCCTCACCTACCATTGGCTCAAAGATATCCAGGGCTAGTAGAGCTAGTATTGCAACATTTCGGGGGGATGAGAATGATGTTGAAGAGCTTGAAATGTTATTGGAG GCTTACTTCGGGCAAATTGATAGCACATTTAATAAACTAATTACG CTACGAGAATATATTGATAACACAGAAGATTACATAAATATTCAG CTGGACAATCATCGAAATCAGCTCATTCAG TTAGAACTTTTTCTCAGTTCCGGAACTGTGTGTTTGTCTATCTACTCTTTGATTGCTGCGATTTTTGGGATGAACATCCCATATTCTTGGAATAAAGATCATGGTTACATGTTTAAATGG GTGGTAATCATTAGTGCTATCTTCTCTGCCGTGCTTTTCATATTTATAATCTCTTACGCTCGTTTCAAAGGGCTTGTTGGGTCATGA